The genome window CCTTGTCGGGTAAGTTCCGACCCGCACGAAAGGCGTAACGACTTGGGCGCTGTCTCGGCAAGAGACCCGGTGAAATCATAATACCTGTGAAGATGCAGGTTACCCGCGACAAGACGGAAAGACCCCATGGAGCTTTACTGTAGCCTGGTATTGGAACTTTGTGCATCATGTACAGGATAGGTGGGAAGCTGAGAAGCAGGGGCGCCAGCCTCTGTGGAGCTGTCGGTGGGATACCACCCTTGATGTACGGAGTTTCTAACTCGTCGCCCTTATCGGGCGAGAGGACCATGCCAGGTGGGCAGTTTGACTGGGGCGGTCGCCTCCCAAAAGGTAACGGAGGCGCCCAAAGGTTCCCTCAGAATGGTCGGAAATCATTCGTAGAGTGTAAAGGCAGAAGGGAGCTTGACTGCGAGACCTACAAGTCGAGCAGGGACGAAAGTCGGGCTTAGTGATCCGGTGGTTCCGCATGGAAGGGCCATCGCTCAACGGATAAAAGCTACCCTGGGGATAACAGGCTTATCTCCCCCAAGAGTCCACATCGACGGGGAGGTTTGGCACCTCGATGTCGGCTCATCGCATCCTGGGGCTGAAGTAGGTCCCAAGGGTTGGGCTGTTCGCCCATTAAAGCGGTACGCGAGCTGGGTTCAGAACGTCGTGAGACAGTTCGGTCCCTATCTGTCGCGGGCGTAGGAAGTTTGAGGAGAGCTGTCCTTAGTACGAGAGGACCGGGATGGACGCACCGCTGGTGCACCAGTTGTCACGCCAGTGGCACAGCTGGGTAGCTATGTGCGGACGGGATAAGCGCTGAAAGCATCTAAGCGTGAAGCCCCCTCCAAGATGAGACTTCCCACAGCGCAAGCTGGTAAGACCCCTCATAGACGATGAGGTTGATAGGTTCGGTGTGGAAGCGTGGTAACACGTGGAGCTGACGAATACTAATCGGTCGAGGACTTATCCACACACTCTTAGCAAACATGCATATTCAGTTTTGAAGGAATGACCTTCAATGTTCCTCGGTAGCTCAGTTGGTAGAGCAATCGGCTGTTAACCGATCGGTCGGCGGTTCGAGTCCGTCCCGAGGAGCCATATTCATGCTCCTGTAGCTCAGTCGGTAGAGCGTTTCCATGGTAAGGAAGAGGTCGCAGGTTCGATTCCTGTCGGGAGCACCATTGTACAAACGTTATGGCCCGTTGGTGAAGCGGTTTAACACAGCAGCCTTTCACGCTGTCATACAGGGGTTCGAATCCCCTACGGGTCACCATCATGGAGGCTTAGCTCAGCTGGGAGAGCATCTGCCTTACAAGCAGAGGGTCGGCGGTTCGATCCCGTCAGCCTCCACCATTTACTTCGTTCCTGGTTCCGGCTTCGGATCTCACCGTTCCGGTTCACCCTCGGAGTAAACTCTTAGGAGATATGCTCGGGTACATCAGATCTTGCTTGCCAGCGTAGGGCATTCGACGCAGTGGCGCAAGTAGGATGCGATCCCGTCAGCCTCCACCATTTAATCAAATATGGGGAGATAGCGAAGTGGCTAAACGCGGCAGACTGTAAATCTGCTCCCTCTGGGTTCGGCGGTTCGAATCCGTCTCTCCCCACCATGTTTTTTCTTTTTTTGCTTATTGGGGTATAGCCAAGCGGTAAGGCAACGGACTTTGACTCCGTCATTCCTAGGTTCAAATCCTAGTACCCCAGCCACTTGCACGAGCCATTAGCTCAGTTGGTAGAGCATCTGACTTTTAATCAGAGGGTCGAAGGTTCGAGTCCTTCATGGCTCACCAGTATTTACCTCCAGTTGGAGTATGACAATAGAATCATGTGCCCTTAGCTCAGCTGGATAGAGCGTTTGACTACGAATCAAAAGGTCGGGAGTTCGAATCTCTCAGGGCACGCATTTATCCTTCGAAAGTCCTGTATGCGCAGGTTTTTCTTGCCATCTGTACTCTTTCGGGATATGATTAATGAATCGGGAAGTAGCTCAGCTTGGTAGAGTACTTGGCTTGGGACCAAGGGGTCGCAGGTTCGAATCCTGTCTTCCCGACCATTTTTTGCGGGTGTAGTTCAATGGTAGAACTCCAGCCTTCCAAGCTGGTCGCGTGGGTTCGATTCCCATCACCCGCTCCATCGTAAAAAAGAAAACGAGTAGCCTACAGCTGCTCGTTTTTTGTTGTTCCATAATCATCCCGAGTAGGTTATTTATGCAAGATCCTGTCGAGTTGAGTCAATTCTCTTTTCGAGGCTACAATAGAACTGTTGAAGTTAGGTTGTAGCTGAGGGAAGGGGGCACGTTTATGAACAAAAACATTAGCATTGTCGGAGTACCCATGGATTTAGGTGCGGACCGGCGTGGAGTAGATATGGGACCGAGCGCTATTCGTTACGCAGGTGTGGTGGCCCGTTTGGAACAGATGGGTATGAACATCCAGGATCGCGGTGATATTCAGGTCGCACGTCCTCATCAATTTTCTGAAACCGAAAATCATAAATATCTGGATGAAGTGGTGGAGGCCAATGCCAAGCTGTCCGGAGTTGTAAGCGAAATCATGCAGGAAGGACGCTTCCCTTTAGTATTGGGCGGAGATCACAGCATCGCGCTCGGCACCATTGCCGGCGTAGCGAAGCACGTGAAAAACCTGGGTGTCATTTGGTTCGATGCTCACGGCGATTTGAACACAGGTGAGACCTCTCCATCTGGCAATATCCACGGAATGCCGCTGGCTGCCAGTCTCGGATTTGGACATGAGCGTCTGGTGAACATCGGTGGCTATGCACCGAAGCTCAAGCCGGAAAATGTGGTCATCATCGGTGCTCGCGATCTGGATGCAGGAGAGCGGGAACTCATCAAGCGCATCGGCATGAAAGTCTTCACCATGCATGAGATCGACAAGCTGGGAATGGCACGAGTCATGGAAGAAGCGATTGCCCATGTGTCCAAAAACACGGACGGCGTGCATCTGAGTCTCGACCTGGACGGTTTGGACCCGCATGATGCACCAGGAGTGGGTACACCAGTCATCGGGGGTATCTCGTACCGTGAAGGCCATGTATCCTTGGAAATGCTGGCGGATGCAGACATTCTGTGTTCTGCGGAGTTTGTGGAAGTGAATCCGATTCTGGATAGCGAAAACCGCACAGCACGCGTGGCAGTTGCTCTGATGAGCTCCGCTTTTGGAGATAAATTGCTGTAGTACCACCCATAACCATAACAAAAGAGAGGCTTTCGCAGCCTCTCTTTTTGTTGTTTCCGTGTCTTTACATTGTTGGAAGAAAACAGTACATTCTAAGGATGGAGATGCAGTTTATTTAGGAGATGGTCTAGCCGCACACTTAGCTCCAACAGCTCTGGAGTGATGGAGGCCTGTGCTTTGTACTGATCATTCAGTTCTTTTCTCAGCCTTTCGATCTGGAGGAGAACATCTTTATTTGTCATCTGGCCCACTCTCCTTTACAGCGTCAGGATAAAAGAGCTACCATCACTAATATATAGAGGGTAAAGGTACGCTTATTCCTGTATTTCCCAACAAATTACCCGCACAAACATGAAAAAGATACGAAACCATTTGCAGTATCATCCGTATATAGGATTACGGTATTGTGGGGAGGATCGCATGGATTTTGTAGAGAAACGGTTGACTCAACGAGCGAAGCGTGGAGATCGTGAAGCCTTTGCCGAGTTGATCGAGATTTATAAGGATAAGATATTCCAGCTAGCGTATCGTATGGTGGGAAACCGCCAGGATGCTGAAGATATCGCGCAGGAGACCTTTCTGCGGGTATATGCCAATTTGCATACGTACGATGAAAGCTACAAGTTCTCCACCTGGATCTACCGTATTGCGACCAATTTATGTATCGACCGTGGCCGTAAGAAGCGGCCGGATTTCTCATTGGACGAAGAAACAGAGCCAGGGCAAGGCTTGGACTGGTACTCACGCTTGTCTTCAAACGAGCGTACGCCGGAGGACAAAGTAGTGACGCAGGAGCTGCAGGAGACCGTACAGGATGCGTTGTCCCATTTGCAGCCGAAGTATCGATCCATTATGATCCTGCGCTATATTGAAGATCTGTCGCTGCAGGAAATCAGCGATATCGTGAAATTGCCTGTGACGACGATCAAAACGCGAATTCACCGGGGAAGAGAAGCACTGCGCAGCAAGTTGCGATTGATGTAAGAAAGGAGAAAAACAAGATGGAATGCCGGGATATGATTATTCTCATCCATGAATATCTGGATGGGGACACTGACGAGCTAACCAATCAGAATTTGCAAACTCATATGAGAACCTGTGTGAGCTGCCGCCAGCACATGCATGAATTACAACGAGCCATTGCCTTTGTGCAGAGCGCTTCTCATATTCATGTCTCCTCTGATTTTACGGCTCGTGTACTGGCCCAATTGCCTGCTGAGACGAAAAAGAACTTGTTTTCGGGCTGGCTTAGGAGGCATCCGTTCCTTACAGCAGCAGCTGTCTTTCTCTTTCTGATGACAGGCAGCTTGTGTGCAAACTGGTTTGATCGGGACAACATCTTGCAGGTTTCCTCGTCCAACATGGATAAATTAAAAATCGACCGAGAAAGAAATGTTGTCGTCGTACCGGCTGGAACCAGCATTGATGGTGATCTGGTCGTGCGAAATGGAAATGTCGAAGTGCAAGGTCAAGTCAAAGGAAACGTGGTTGCAATCGAAGGGAAAGTGTTCGTGGCATCTACGGCACAAGTGGCGGGAAATACAGAATCGATCGAAGCCATCGTGGACTGGATCTGGTATGAGGTGAAAAATATTGGAAATGACTTGCTTCCAGTCTTGCCATAAGAGAAAATAGAGAGTACAGCTATCTACAGCACGGCAGCGCAGCCGTGCTTTTTCCACAGGAGATAGACTGACTTCATTGAGATGGAGCGAGATATGGGGGCTTCGTTATGATATCGTTGGACTATGGGGATTTGCTACGGTATGGAACGGACATTTTACTCGTTACATACGTGATTTATAAAATAATTATGCTCATTCGCGGGACACGCGCAGTACAATTGTTGAAGGGGATCATGGTCATCGTGATCACCTGGCTCCTCAGCAAATATTTTCAGCTCACCACGTTGCACTGGCTGATGTCACAGGCATTTACCTTCGGGGTATTGGCTGTCGTCATCATTTTTCAGCCTGAATTGCGGCGTGCCCTCGAACAATTGGGACGGGGGAAGCTTTTTTCTCGTTCCAGCACCATTCAGGACGACGATGTGGTGAATCGTCTGGTGCAAGAAGTATGCAAATCCGTCACGTATATGGCAAAACGCAGGATTGGCGCCCTGATCGTCATCGAGCGTGAAACAGGTTTGAATGATTACGTAGAGACGGGGATTGCGATCAATGGCCGGGTGAGCTCCGAGCTGTTGATTAATATTTTCATTCCGAATACCCCTCTGCATGACGGGGCGGTCATTATGCGCAAAGACGTCATTTTGGCTGCTGCCTGTTATTTGCCGCTGTCCGAAAACAACTCGATCTCCAAGGAGCTGGGGACGCGCCACCGTGCTGCAATCGGTGTCAGTGAGGTATCCGATGGAATGTCGATCATCGTTTCGGAGGAGACGGGGCAAGTATCTTTTGCCACACATGGCACGATGAACCGGAACTTGACGGAAGAGCAGCTGGCGGAAATGCTGACAGAGCAGCTCCAGCCTCTGTCAAAGGGCAAATCCATGGGAAGTCGTTGGCAATGGAGGCGAAAACATGGATAAATGGTTAAATAGTCATTGGTTTGCTCGCGCAGTCGCGCTACTTTTGGCAGTGATGATGTGGATGGTCGTGAATCTCGAACCGGAGCAGGCGACGACCCCCGAAGCCAGTCAGCCGGTGTTTATTGATGGCGTCAATCTGCATGTCAAATACGATACGGACCGCTATCAGGTGGTCAAGCAGCAGAGGACCGTCAAAGTGGCGCTGGAGAGCAGTAATCCGTTCTACCGCCACAATTTCTTCCCTGCGGATTCGTGGGAAGTCTACGTTGATGCTACGGGACTAGGCAAGGGAACGCATAAAGTCCCTGTCCAATACAAGGGCTTCCCCGATGAAGTGAAGGTGGGAATTATCCCGAACATCGTGGAAATTACCCTGGAAGAGAAAAAGACGGTGGAGCGGGAAGTCAACGTAGAGATGCTGGGAGTCGTCGCGCCCGGGTATACCGCTGGGGAGCCGATCGTAAAGCCTTTCCGCGCGCTTGTGCGCGTACCGGAAAGCCAAGTAGACAAAGTAGCTGCCGTAAAGGCATCCGTCGATCTGGAAGGGGCGACATCCGCCATCAAGACCACCGTACCTTTGAAAGTGGTGGACAAGTCGGGGAATGTGATACAAGGTGCTGATGTGGTGCCTCTCACCGTTGAGGTGAACATCCCTGTCACCAGTCCGTTCGTGAAGGTGCCTGTCAAATTAAACTTGACGAATGAAATGCCAAATGGCTATAGTTTGGCTAGTGTGGATATGAATGTGGACGAAGTGACCGTATATGGGCCGAAGGAAGTCATAGATGCGATGAAAGCAACTACGTACCCTGGCCCGGATATTGATCTGAGCAACATTACATCAGATCGTCTGTTAGAGCTAAAAATACCGGTAATGGATAGTATCGTGAAGGTAGAACCCGAGTATTTAAAAGTTTCACTGAAGGTCGTACCTTCTACCACGAAGCGTATGGAAAAGATCCCGATTCGCATCAGTGGGTTATCAGAAAACCTGCAAGCCAAGGTGCTATCGACGGCAGGCCAGGAGATGTCTACAATTGATTTTGATGCCGTAGGGGCGGCTCAGATCTTGAATCAGCTGAGACCGGAAGACCTGCAAGTCGTAGCCGATGTCAGCAATATGCCGGCTGGAGTGTATGAGATTGCGTTGAACTACATCTTCCAATCCGATTACCTGGGGCCATCAGAAAGCGCACCCAAGAAGGTCACAGTAGAAATCACGAACAAGCAAAGGTAGACATAAGCTGTTGTGTGCACAAGGAAGGAAATGAGGGACAAACATGGGGAAGTATTTCGGAACTGACGGTGTACGCGGTGTGGCAAATGCACAGCTAACACCCGAACTGGCATTTAAAATCGGACGCGTTGGCGGTTATGTTCTCACGAGACACAAACAAGAAGGTAAGCCAAAAGTAGTGATTGGGCGCGATACGCGCATTTCCGGCCAAATGCTGGAAAACTCGCTTTTGGCCGGCCTGCTATCGGTCGGAGCAGAAGTAGTCAGATTGGGTGTCATCTCTACCTCGGGTGTGGCTTACCTCACACGAGCGTTGGGAGCAGATGCGGGTGTCATGATTTCCGCCTCCCACAATCCGTTTCCGGATAACGGCATCAAGTTCTTCGGCAGCAACGGCTTTAAACTGTCCGACGACGTAGAAGCAGAAATCGAACAATACCTGGATGCGACAGAGGACACACTGCCTCGTCCGACAGGTGAAAATATCGGAACGGTACTGGAGTTCTTGGAAGGTGGACAAAAATACCTTTCCCACTTGAAGAGCACAGTATCTGAGCGCTTTGACGGATTGAAGGTCGTTTTGGATTGTGCAAACGGAGCGGTTTCTTCTCTTGCGGCACGTCTGTTTGCGGACGTGGACGCAGAAGTAATCACCATCGGCGCCAATCCGAATGGCGTGAATATCAACGATCAATGCGGCTCTACTCACCCTGAGCGTGTTCAGGAGGAAGTACTGAAGCACAAAGCTGATCTCGGTCTTTCCTTTGACGGTGACGCTGACCGCTGTATCGCGGTGGATGATCAAGGTGAAATCATCGATGGCGACTACATCATGGCGATCTGTGCACGTGCTTTGAAGGCTAAAGGAAAGCTGAACAACAACACGATCGTAACGACCGTCATGGCCAACATGGGCTTTTTCAAAGGTATGGAGGAATGCTCCATCAATACGACCAAGACGGCCGTAGGAGATCGCTATGTCGTGGAGGAGATGCTGCGTGGCGGCTACAACCTCGGTGGCGAGCAGTCCGGACACATCGTTTTCCTGGACTACAATACGACTGGTGATGGCCTGCTGACGGGCTTGCAGCTTCTCAACATCATCAAGGAGTCGGGGAAACCATTGTCCGAGCTCAAAAACGTCATGGTCAAGTACCCGCAACTCTTGGTCAACGTGCGCGTTGAAGACAAGTCCAAGCTGAACGGCAACGAAGCAATCGAACAAGCTATCCGTGCAGTAGAGGAAGAGCTGGCCGGAAATGGTCGCGTGCTGGTGCGCCCGTCTGGAACAGAGCCGATCGTCCGTGTCATGGCAGAAGGCCCGGATGCGGATCAGCTGGAAGGCTTGGTCCATCGGATCGTTGACGTCGTGAAACAGG of Brevibacillus choshinensis contains these proteins:
- a CDS encoding zf-HC2 domain-containing protein, with protein sequence MECRDMIILIHEYLDGDTDELTNQNLQTHMRTCVSCRQHMHELQRAIAFVQSASHIHVSSDFTARVLAQLPAETKKNLFSGWLRRHPFLTAAAVFLFLMTGSLCANWFDRDNILQVSSSNMDKLKIDRERNVVVVPAGTSIDGDLVVRNGNVEVQGQVKGNVVAIEGKVFVASTAQVAGNTESIEAIVDWIWYEVKNIGNDLLPVLP
- the rocF gene encoding arginase — encoded protein: MNKNISIVGVPMDLGADRRGVDMGPSAIRYAGVVARLEQMGMNIQDRGDIQVARPHQFSETENHKYLDEVVEANAKLSGVVSEIMQEGRFPLVLGGDHSIALGTIAGVAKHVKNLGVIWFDAHGDLNTGETSPSGNIHGMPLAASLGFGHERLVNIGGYAPKLKPENVVIIGARDLDAGERELIKRIGMKVFTMHEIDKLGMARVMEEAIAHVSKNTDGVHLSLDLDGLDPHDAPGVGTPVIGGISYREGHVSLEMLADADILCSAEFVEVNPILDSENRTARVAVALMSSAFGDKLL
- the cdaA gene encoding diadenylate cyclase CdaA translates to MISLDYGDLLRYGTDILLVTYVIYKIIMLIRGTRAVQLLKGIMVIVITWLLSKYFQLTTLHWLMSQAFTFGVLAVVIIFQPELRRALEQLGRGKLFSRSSTIQDDDVVNRLVQEVCKSVTYMAKRRIGALIVIERETGLNDYVETGIAINGRVSSELLINIFIPNTPLHDGAVIMRKDVILAAACYLPLSENNSISKELGTRHRAAIGVSEVSDGMSIIVSEETGQVSFATHGTMNRNLTEEQLAEMLTEQLQPLSKGKSMGSRWQWRRKHG
- a CDS encoding CdaR family protein, giving the protein MDKWLNSHWFARAVALLLAVMMWMVVNLEPEQATTPEASQPVFIDGVNLHVKYDTDRYQVVKQQRTVKVALESSNPFYRHNFFPADSWEVYVDATGLGKGTHKVPVQYKGFPDEVKVGIIPNIVEITLEEKKTVEREVNVEMLGVVAPGYTAGEPIVKPFRALVRVPESQVDKVAAVKASVDLEGATSAIKTTVPLKVVDKSGNVIQGADVVPLTVEVNIPVTSPFVKVPVKLNLTNEMPNGYSLASVDMNVDEVTVYGPKEVIDAMKATTYPGPDIDLSNITSDRLLELKIPVMDSIVKVEPEYLKVSLKVVPSTTKRMEKIPIRISGLSENLQAKVLSTAGQEMSTIDFDAVGAAQILNQLRPEDLQVVADVSNMPAGVYEIALNYIFQSDYLGPSESAPKKVTVEITNKQR
- a CDS encoding aspartyl-phosphate phosphatase Spo0E family protein, translated to MTNKDVLLQIERLRKELNDQYKAQASITPELLELSVRLDHLLNKLHLHP
- the glmM gene encoding phosphoglucosamine mutase, translating into MGKYFGTDGVRGVANAQLTPELAFKIGRVGGYVLTRHKQEGKPKVVIGRDTRISGQMLENSLLAGLLSVGAEVVRLGVISTSGVAYLTRALGADAGVMISASHNPFPDNGIKFFGSNGFKLSDDVEAEIEQYLDATEDTLPRPTGENIGTVLEFLEGGQKYLSHLKSTVSERFDGLKVVLDCANGAVSSLAARLFADVDAEVITIGANPNGVNINDQCGSTHPERVQEEVLKHKADLGLSFDGDADRCIAVDDQGEIIDGDYIMAICARALKAKGKLNNNTIVTTVMANMGFFKGMEECSINTTKTAVGDRYVVEEMLRGGYNLGGEQSGHIVFLDYNTTGDGLLTGLQLLNIIKESGKPLSELKNVMVKYPQLLVNVRVEDKSKLNGNEAIEQAIRAVEEELAGNGRVLVRPSGTEPIVRVMAEGPDADQLEGLVHRIVDVVKQELV
- the sigW gene encoding RNA polymerase sigma factor SigW yields the protein MDFVEKRLTQRAKRGDREAFAELIEIYKDKIFQLAYRMVGNRQDAEDIAQETFLRVYANLHTYDESYKFSTWIYRIATNLCIDRGRKKRPDFSLDEETEPGQGLDWYSRLSSNERTPEDKVVTQELQETVQDALSHLQPKYRSIMILRYIEDLSLQEISDIVKLPVTTIKTRIHRGREALRSKLRLM